A region of Chelonia mydas isolate rCheMyd1 chromosome 7, rCheMyd1.pri.v2, whole genome shotgun sequence DNA encodes the following proteins:
- the CATSPER1 gene encoding cation channel sperm-associated protein 1: protein MDYLTVPVMSNSQMEKAPYKEEMPPVFQASLHATSASSHPPKILKGKQDHRQGRKWRGTMVLLCLVWKKTVSWLLTLRAIIHKLTQLLAFEIFIISMVGIHTAVLVAQTFAVVQVRGEWFFSAMDAVFLCVYVLEALLKLIALDLDYFRDPWNDIDFFIVIMMVLDFVLPLLTYPGHTTHGNAVSLFRVLRVFKGVRAVRILRLLLTLRMLENLQELTSTFALSGPSIGAILLLMFTCLFMFSVVLHDLFQKSDPNHFGELFDTIFTLFQLFTLDDWSLIYLDCVQVGASYIIYFLMAYILIEYFTLLNLVIAVLVDNFQLTLIKRKELQKQKTLLEQKESSIEDIVSGKPAQEGHMKPEDDEAFLDQFIKHMDGSEREKQLLFTYLQLMASVEHLQQQFRSQAATTDKIVDSFFEVGDTGTWRRERLNGPRAGYTRLDGPMR from the exons ATGGACTACCTGACCGTGCCTGTTATGTCCAACTCCCAGATGGAGAAGGCTCCGTACAAGGAGGAGATGCCCCCTGTCTTCCAGGCCTCCTTGCACGCCACCTcggcctcctcccaccccccgaaGATATTGAAAG GCAAGCAGGACCACCGgcaggggaggaagtggagggGCACCATGGTCCTGCTGTGCCTGGTGTGGAAGAAGACCGTGTCCTGGCTGCTGACCCTGCGGGCTATCATCCACAAGCTCACTCAGCTACTGGCCTTCGAAATCTTCATCATCAGCATGGTTGGCATCCACACAGCAGTACTGGTGGCGCAAACCTTCGCCGTAGTGCAGGTCCGCGGAG AGTGGTTCTTCTCTGCCATGGATGCCGTCTTCCTGTGCGTGTACGTGCTGGAGGCACTGCTGAAACTCATCGCCCTGGACCTTGACTACTTCCGCGATCCCTGGAACGACATTG ATTTTTTCATCGTGATCATGATGGTGCTGGACTTCGTGCTGCCACTCCTCACCTACCCGGGGCACACCACCCATGGCAACGCTGTCAGCCTCTTCCGTGTGCTCCGCGTCTTCAAGGGTGTCCGGGCCGTGCGGATCCTGAGGCTGCTGCTCACGCTGCG gATGCTGGAGAACCTGCAGGAGCTGACAAGCACGTTCGCGCTGTCCGGCCCGTCCATTGGGGCCATCCTGCTGCTGATGTTCACATGCCTCT tcaTGTTCTCAGTGGTGCTGCATGACCTGTTCCAGAAGTCCGACCCCAATCACTTCGGGGAGCTCTTCGACACCATCTTCACCCTCTTCCAGCTCTTCACGCTAGACGACTGGTCCTTAATCTACCTGGACTGCGTCCAAGTGG GTGCCTCATACATTATATACTTCCTGATGGCCTACATCCTCATCGAGTACTTCACCCTCCTCAA cctggtCATCGCTGTCCTGGTGGACAATTTCCAGTTGACCCTGATCAAGCGCAAAGAGCTACAGAAGCAGaag ACTCTGCTGGAGCAGAAGGAGAGCAGCATAGAAGATATTGTATCAGGCAAGCCAGCCCAAG AGGGACACATGAAGCCAGAGGATGATGAAGCCTTCCTGGATCAGTTCATCAAGCACATGGATGGCAGCGAGAG GGAGAAGCAGCTGCTCTTCACCTACCTGCAGCTGATGGCATCAGTTGagcacctccagcagcagttCCGCTCCCAGGCCGCCACCACTGACAAGATTGTCGACAGCTTCTTCGAGGTGGGGGATACTGGCACCTGGCGCAGGGAAAGGCTGAATGGACCCAGGGCGGGGTATACCAGGCTGGATGGGCCCATGCGCTGA